One stretch of Nitrosococcus watsonii C-113 DNA includes these proteins:
- a CDS encoding TraR/DksA family transcriptional regulator translates to MKRELSGQQRRELKQKLQQQFNELSEKIRQELRESDNQSYIELAGKVHDQEEASLADLLVDINLAIVDLHIEEIREIEQALMRFPKGSYGICTDCGVDIDYQRLQINPAVKRCFDCQARYERTYQEKAHPTL, encoded by the coding sequence ATGAAACGGGAGCTTTCAGGCCAACAGCGCCGAGAACTTAAGCAAAAGCTGCAACAGCAATTTAATGAACTCTCGGAAAAGATACGCCAGGAACTCCGGGAGAGCGATAATCAATCCTATATCGAACTCGCGGGCAAGGTCCATGATCAAGAAGAAGCCTCCTTGGCCGATCTGCTAGTAGATATCAATCTTGCCATCGTGGACCTTCATATTGAGGAAATTCGGGAGATTGAACAGGCGCTGATGCGCTTTCCCAAGGGTAGTTATGGCATCTGTACCGATTGCGGCGTCGACATAGACTACCAGCGTCTACAAATTAATCCGGCAGTAAAACGCTGTTTTGATTGCCAAGCTAGATATGAACGCACCTATCAGGAAAAGGCCCATCCTACTCTATAA
- a CDS encoding MBL fold metallo-hydrolase, producing MRAAPGQKISYIVNIRYSDSNCQKTIELIQGSHLLFIETTFLHEDVKIAAEKCHLTARQADWIAREAGVKKLVPIHFSPRYSDRRQALITEAQEAFKG from the coding sequence GTGCGTGCCGCCCCAGGGCAAAAAATCAGTTACATCGTCAATATACGCTACTCAGATAGCAACTGCCAGAAGACGATAGAGTTGATTCAGGGCTCTCACCTCTTGTTCATCGAAACCACCTTTCTTCATGAGGATGTAAAAATAGCCGCGGAAAAATGCCATCTTACGGCCCGGCAGGCTGACTGGATTGCCCGGGAAGCCGGAGTCAAAAAGCTAGTGCCTATCCACTTTTCACCACGTTACTCAGATCGGCGACAGGCATTAATAACAGAGGCCCAAGAAGCTTTTAAAGGCTAA
- a CDS encoding acyl-CoA dehydrogenase family protein — protein MDQRQEIPAWVIKRLFNRGIMGMIVPREYGGGFGITSYNRVLFRMVSAHQSIGCGAIILFGTEAQKNVFFPL, from the coding sequence ATCGATCAACGACAAGAAATCCCAGCGTGGGTAATCAAGCGTCTCTTCAATAGGGGAATCATGGGGATGATCGTCCCTAGAGAATACGGTGGGGGCTTTGGAATTACCAGCTACAACCGGGTGCTATTCCGGATGGTCTCCGCCCACCAATCCATTGGTTGCGGCGCCATCATTCTATTTGGCACTGAAGCGCAAAAAAACGTTTTCTTCCCGCTATGA